In Mustela lutreola isolate mMusLut2 chromosome 16, mMusLut2.pri, whole genome shotgun sequence, the genomic window agatattttattttatttgtttactttttaagattttatttttaaaataaacaggcAAAGATGTTGTAGACAAGACACGAAAAGCACcagccatgaaagaaagaaagaaaaaaggttggggggcctggctggctcagtcggagcagtaagcaactcttgattttgaggtcatgggttcaagccccatgttgggtgtagcgaggactaaaaaaataaataagtaaacttaaaaaaaataaaaacaaagataaatgggatttcatcaaaattaaaaacttttgttctttaaaagaCATAATTAAGGAAATGATCATCTAAGCTGGAACCTGgtaagaaatatttgcaatacTTATTTCTGCCACAGAAGGTgaatccagaatacataaattaCCTGCACAACTccataataaaaagattttttaaaaattatttatttaagtaatctctacacccaaggtggggcttgaacttgtggcccccagatcaagagttgcatgttctagcACCTAAAATGGCCACGTGCTCCagtaattaaaagattttaaaaatccaactttcAAGTGAGCAAAAGCCTTAACCCTTCTGAAGAGAAAATATgtgaatggccaacagacacatggagatACTCAACATCTACAATCAccacagaaattaaaattgataCCACAAAGAGGTATCGCTACACGTCTTCTAGGAAGGCTGAAATTGTACAAGACTGACAGCACCAGACCTTGGCAAAAACATGGAGGAGCTGGAATGCTCACATATTTGCTGAAGAGAATGTAAACATGGACCCTAGTTTGGAAAACAGGTTGGCAGTTTGTTGTCAGGTTGAACATAGTTTTATCTGATGACTGAGAAATCCCTCTTGGGTATGTaaccaagagaaaggaaagcacatGTTGACAAGAAGATTCATGGAAGATTTACTCAtaatatcaaaagaaatgaaaataagccaAATGTGTATTCGTAGGTCATTAGAAACCAGTCACAGGATAGTCAGAACGGATATCGCTGGTCAATAAAAAGGAGCAGGCTACATCCGGATAAGGACACTGGTGAATCCAGAACCATCACGCGGAAAGAAAAAAGCCAGACCCAGAAGTGTACAGACAATACCATTTCACGTAGATGAAATTCTAGTCTGTGCAAAGCTAACCAATCATAACACGAACCAGATCTGTGATCACCGGGAGCAGTTAAGGAAGATTGGCTGGAAAGAACAAAAGGTCTTCTGGAATAATAAGAATGTTCTACACCTTGATCGGTATGGTGATCATacaagcatatatatttttcagaactCAATGAACCGTATACATGTAGCGTGAGCATTTTAttacatgtaaattatacttctataatgttgattttattttgaagattttacatatttatttatttatttatttatttagagagaaagagaccacaaacagggggaagagcgaaggagaaggcagagggagagagggccccGAGCCGACTGTGCCCTGAGCATGGGGCCTGGcgccgggcttgatctcatgaccttgagatcacaacctcagccaaAGCCAGgagtcacacacttaactgactgagctacccatgtgctCCTGtaatattgatttattattttaggattttatttatttatttatttatttatttatttatttgacagagagagagagtgagagatcacaagtaggcagagggacaggtagggggtagggggaagcaggatccctactgagcagcgagcctgatgtggagctcgataccaggaccctgagatcatgacctgagccaaggcagaggcttaacccactgagccacccaggcgtccccaggacatgttgattttaaaataattcatttgttaGATTTAACGGGAGACTACTGATAACAGAAAGGTAGggcagtgaacttgaagacaggtcAATAGGAATTATCCACAATGAAGCTCTAAGACAAAAgaatgggagggaaaaaaacataaaagagatGCCTGAGTGATGTGGACACTGTTAAATTATCTATCCTGTGTATAATTGGAGTAGCTTcagatgagaaaagagagcatGGATCCcagagcaatttaaaaaaaaaaaacttttttcgagaaatttccaaaatgaatgaaaaacatcAACTCATAGATTAAAAAATTTCGGTGAGCCCCAAACACTATAAAAACCAAAggtgggaggggggcacctggatggctcagtggtttaagccgctgcctttggctcaggtcacgatctcagggttctgggattgagccccgcatcaggctctctgctcagcaaggagcctgcttccccccaccccccgcctgcctctctccctacttgtgatctctctcaaataaaaattttttaaaaataaaaataaataaaatcttaaaaaaaaaaaaaccaaagaggggGTGGGACACACCTAGGCATTTTGATAGAAGTACTGAAACCGAAGATAATAAACATAATAGAAAGCATAATAGAAGATAATAAACATAATAGAAAACATAATAGaaagataataaacataatagaaagaaagatgagacaaagtcacaacactctCAAGGGGAAAATGCAAAGAGCGTCTAAATGTTCACTGGAAACTATGTAGCAGGACCAGTTTCCCAGCGCTGCCATAAAAAGCACCACAAAGTGGGTAGTCTGAAATGAGAATTTACTGTCTCTGTTCTAAAGGCTACAAAAtgtgaaatcaaggtgttagcagggcccctgctctctctgaaaacagagagagaatcctttcttgcctctttctGGCTTCTGACAGCTAGCACTCCTTGGCTCCCAGCTGTGTGATTCCACTCTCTGCCTTCATGTTCCCATGGccttcttcctttgtctctaACTTCACGtgcctgtcttcttttttttaacgttCTTAGTTTATTAATCCTCTCATGAAAAATCTGCACAATCACCAAAGATAAAGCCACTGCAGCATCTTTACTCCTTCTGTTGTCCAATTTCCAGCTCACTTTTTGCcagcaccaacattggctttcgcAGTCCCCCtgactttcttcattctgttcttgCGTTCTTTTCGCTGTTTTCTTgaggtctttttcttctcatacagACCATGTCTTGCAAGTCTAtgtttgggttcatttttctttgcataatcCAAGGAATCATAAATCATGCCAAAGCCAGTTGTCTTGCCACCACCAAAATGGGTTCTGAATCCAAATACAAATATGACATCTGGTGTGGTCTTGTACATTTTGGCTAGTTTTTCCCGAATTTCTGTCTTAGGTACTGTTGCCTTTCCAGGATGAAGGACATCAATAACCATTTGTTTGCGCTGAAGTAGTCGGTTGGTCATGAACTTCCTGGTCCGGATAGTTACTGTGTCGTTCATGATGGCGGCCGAGCTTCAAGCAGCcggagaggaaaagagacatgCCTGTCTTCTTATAAGgccaccagtcatactggattagagaTGCACCTTATTCCAGTATGACCTCgtcttaactaattacattgcAACACTATTTCccaataaggtcatattctgaggtccTCGGAATTAGACTTCAACATGCCTTTTTGGGAGGGGGACACAACTTAATCCATAACAGATGCCAAAAGACAATGGAATAACATGTTTAAAGCAccaaaagggggcacctgggtggctcagtgggttaaagcctctgccttcggctcaggtcatgatcccagggtcccgggatcgagccccaaatcgggccctctgctcagcggggagcctgcttccccttctctctctgcctgcctctctgcctacttgtgatctctgtctgtcaaataaataaatacaatatttaaaaagaaaaggaagtaccaaaagaaaaaagaaatttttacccTAGAATTCTATACCAGTGGTAACAGCCTTAGAAATGATagtcagggggtgcctggatggctcagtggactatgcttctgcctctgactcaggtcatgatcttggggtcctgggatggagccccg contains:
- the LOC131818607 gene encoding small ribosomal subunit protein eS24, with product MNDTVTIRTRKFMTNRLLQRKQMVIDVLHPGKATVPKTEIREKLAKMYKTTPDVIFVFGFRTHFGGGKTTGFGMIYDSLDYAKKNEPKHRLARHGLYEKKKTSRKQRKERKNRMKKVRGTAKANVGAGKK